The proteins below are encoded in one region of Pseudomonas sp. SCB32:
- the paaI gene encoding hydroxyphenylacetyl-CoA thioesterase PaaI, with protein MSDATQLARACAEAMYERDQATRRMGIQLLDAGPGSAKLSMRVREDMIQGHGTCHGGYLFALADSAFAFACNSYNDATVAIGCSIDYVAPAREGDELVASAFEQSRSGRTGNYDVRIENSQGQLIALFHGKSYKVRGTVLAQETSA; from the coding sequence ATGAGTGACGCCACCCAGCTGGCCCGCGCCTGCGCGGAAGCCATGTACGAGCGCGATCAGGCGACCCGCCGCATGGGCATCCAGCTGCTGGACGCCGGCCCGGGCAGCGCCAAGCTGTCGATGCGCGTGCGCGAGGACATGATCCAGGGCCACGGCACCTGCCACGGCGGCTACCTGTTCGCCCTCGCCGACTCAGCGTTCGCCTTCGCCTGCAACAGCTACAACGACGCCACCGTCGCCATCGGCTGCAGCATCGATTACGTGGCACCGGCCCGCGAAGGCGACGAGCTGGTCGCCAGCGCCTTCGAGCAGAGCCGCAGCGGCCGCACCGGCAACTACGACGTGCGCATCGAGAATTCCCAGGGCCAGCTGATCGCCCTGTTCCACGGCAAATCCTACAAAGTGCGCGGCACCGTGCTGGCGCAGGAGACCTCCGCATGA
- the pcaF gene encoding 3-oxoadipyl-CoA thiolase gives MTDALIIDAVRTPIGRYAGALSGVRADDLAAIPMKALMQRHPELDWSAIDDVIFGCANQAGEDNRNVAHMASLLAGLPVSVPGTTLNRLCGSGLDAVGSAARALRCNEAGLILAGGVESMSRAPFVMGKSEQAFGRSAEIFDTTIGWRFVNKLMKNQFGIDSMPETAENVAEQFNISRADQDAFALRSQHKAAAAQANGRLAKEIVPVEIPQRKGPAKVVEQDEHPRGDTTLEQLAKLGTPFLEGGSVTAGNASGVNDGACALLMATPAAAARHGLKARARVVAMATAGVEPRIMGIGPVPATRKVLELAGLSLNDMDVIELNEAFAAQGLAVLRELGLADDDARVNPNGGAIALGHPLGMSGARLVTTALHELEERGGRYALCTMCIGVGQGIALIIERI, from the coding sequence ATGACCGACGCCCTGATCATCGACGCGGTGCGTACGCCCATCGGCCGCTACGCCGGCGCCCTGTCCGGCGTGCGCGCCGACGACCTCGCGGCGATCCCGATGAAGGCCCTGATGCAGCGCCACCCGGAGCTGGACTGGAGCGCCATCGACGACGTGATCTTCGGCTGCGCCAACCAGGCCGGCGAAGACAACCGCAACGTCGCCCACATGGCCTCGCTGCTGGCCGGCCTGCCGGTGAGCGTGCCCGGCACCACCCTCAACCGCCTGTGCGGCTCCGGCCTGGACGCCGTGGGCAGCGCCGCGCGCGCCCTGCGCTGTAACGAAGCCGGGCTGATCCTGGCCGGTGGTGTGGAATCCATGTCCCGCGCGCCTTTCGTGATGGGCAAGTCCGAGCAGGCCTTCGGCCGCAGCGCGGAGATCTTCGACACCACCATCGGCTGGCGCTTCGTCAACAAACTGATGAAGAACCAGTTCGGCATCGACTCCATGCCCGAGACGGCGGAGAACGTCGCCGAGCAGTTCAACATCAGCCGCGCCGACCAGGATGCCTTCGCCCTGCGCAGCCAGCACAAGGCCGCCGCCGCCCAGGCCAACGGCCGTCTGGCGAAGGAAATCGTCCCAGTGGAAATTCCCCAGCGCAAAGGCCCGGCCAAAGTGGTCGAGCAGGATGAGCATCCGCGCGGTGATACCACCCTGGAACAACTGGCCAAACTCGGCACGCCGTTCCTCGAAGGCGGCAGCGTCACCGCTGGCAACGCCTCGGGCGTCAACGACGGCGCCTGCGCGCTGCTGATGGCGACCCCGGCCGCCGCCGCGCGCCACGGCCTGAAGGCCCGCGCCCGCGTGGTGGCCATGGCCACCGCCGGCGTCGAGCCGCGCATCATGGGCATCGGCCCGGTGCCGGCGACCCGCAAGGTGCTGGAGCTGGCCGGCCTGTCGCTCAACGACATGGACGTGATCGAGCTGAACGAAGCCTTCGCCGCCCAGGGCCTCGCGGTCCTGCGCGAACTGGGTCTGGCGGACGACGACGCGCGGGTGAACCCCAACGGCGGCGCCATCGCCCTTGGCCATCCGCTGGGCATGAGCGGCGCGCGCCTGGTCACCACCGCCCTGCACGAACTGGAAGAACGCGGCGGCCGCTACGCCCTGTGCACCATGTGCATCGGCGTCGGCCAGGGCATCGCGCTGATCATCGAACGGATCTGA
- the paaK gene encoding phenylacetate--CoA ligase PaaK, protein MNMYHDAERALLDPMETASVDELRQHQLERLRWSLKHAYENVPLYRQRFDAAGVHPDDLNSLDDLAKFPFTSKNDLRDNYPYGMFAVPQSEIVRLHASSGTTGKPTVVGYTQNDIDTWANVVARSIRAAGGRKGDKVHVSYGYGLFTGGLGAHYGAERLGCTVIPMSGGQTEKQVQLIRDFQPDIIMVTPSYMLNIADEIERQGVDPHSLKLRLGIFGAEPWTAELRRAVEERMGITALDIYGLSEIMGPGVAMECAETKDGPTVWEDHFYPEIIDPATGAVLPDGEYGELVFTSLSKEALPMIRYRTRDLTRLLPGTARPMRRIDKITGRSDDMLIIRGVNVFPTQIEEQVLKIKQLAECYEIHLHRNGNLDCIDVHVELRHDLQNLSADEQKAIGNELGKQIKTHIGVSARVLVQPSHSLKRSEGKACHVYDNRPKG, encoded by the coding sequence ATGAACATGTACCATGATGCCGAACGTGCCCTGCTTGACCCGATGGAAACCGCCAGTGTCGACGAGCTGCGCCAGCACCAGCTGGAGCGCCTGCGCTGGAGCCTCAAGCACGCCTACGAAAACGTCCCGCTGTACCGCCAGCGTTTCGACGCGGCGGGCGTCCACCCGGACGACCTGAACTCCCTGGACGACCTGGCGAAGTTCCCCTTCACCAGCAAGAACGACCTGCGCGACAACTACCCCTACGGCATGTTCGCCGTGCCGCAGAGCGAGATCGTGCGCCTGCACGCCTCCAGCGGCACCACCGGCAAGCCCACGGTGGTCGGCTACACGCAGAACGACATCGACACCTGGGCCAACGTGGTCGCCCGCTCCATCCGCGCCGCCGGCGGCCGCAAGGGTGACAAGGTGCACGTGTCCTACGGCTACGGCCTGTTCACCGGCGGCCTGGGCGCCCACTACGGTGCCGAGCGCCTGGGCTGCACCGTGATCCCGATGTCCGGCGGCCAGACCGAGAAGCAGGTCCAGCTGATCCGCGACTTCCAGCCGGACATCATCATGGTCACCCCGTCCTACATGCTCAACATCGCCGACGAGATCGAGCGCCAGGGCGTCGACCCGCACAGCCTCAAACTGCGCCTGGGCATCTTCGGCGCCGAGCCGTGGACCGCCGAGCTGCGCCGCGCCGTGGAAGAACGCATGGGCATCACCGCCCTGGACATCTACGGCCTCTCGGAAATCATGGGTCCGGGCGTAGCCATGGAATGCGCCGAGACCAAGGACGGCCCGACCGTCTGGGAAGACCACTTCTACCCCGAGATCATCGACCCGGCGACCGGCGCCGTGCTGCCCGACGGCGAATACGGCGAGCTGGTGTTCACCTCGCTGTCCAAGGAAGCGCTGCCGATGATCCGCTACCGCACCCGCGACCTGACCCGCCTGCTGCCGGGCACCGCGCGGCCGATGCGGCGCATTGACAAGATCACCGGGCGCAGCGACGACATGCTGATCATCCGCGGGGTGAACGTGTTCCCGACGCAGATCGAGGAGCAGGTGCTGAAGATCAAGCAGCTCGCCGAGTGCTACGAGATCCACCTGCACCGCAACGGCAACCTCGACTGCATCGACGTCCACGTCGAACTGCGTCATGACCTGCAGAACCTGTCGGCGGACGAGCAGAAAGCCATCGGCAACGAGCTGGGCAAGCAGATCAAGACCCACATCGGAGTCAGCGCGCGGGTGCTGGTGCAGCCGAGCCATAGCCTCAAGCGTTCGGAAGGCAAGGCCTGCCACGTTTACGACAACCGGCCGAAAGGCTGA
- a CDS encoding DUF1428 domain-containing protein, which produces MTYVEGFLVPVPTARRERYIEVARKAAALFKEHGALGVVECWGDDVPEGKVTSFPMAVKLKEDETVVFSWITWPSKEARDAGMKKFMEDPRMKTEFNDMPFDGQRMIFGGFQVIVQA; this is translated from the coding sequence ATGACCTATGTCGAAGGCTTCCTCGTACCGGTACCCACCGCCCGCCGCGAGCGCTACATAGAGGTGGCGCGCAAGGCCGCGGCGCTGTTCAAGGAGCATGGCGCGCTCGGCGTCGTCGAATGCTGGGGTGACGACGTGCCCGAGGGCAAGGTGACCTCCTTCCCCATGGCGGTGAAGCTCAAGGAGGACGAGACCGTGGTGTTCTCCTGGATCACCTGGCCCAGCAAGGAAGCGCGGGACGCGGGCATGAAGAAGTTCATGGAGGACCCACGGATGAAAACCGAATTCAACGACATGCCCTTCGACGGGCAGCGCATGATCTTCGGTGGCTTCCAGGTGATAGTCCAAGCCTGA
- the paaA gene encoding 1,2-phenylacetyl-CoA epoxidase subunit PaaA, with the protein MYAQLVETGVKRIKALDEMSPEERAFQEKIDAEIKIEAKNWMPDAYRQTLIRQISQHAHSEIVGMLPEGNWVTRAPTLKRKLQLMAKIQDEAGHGLYLYSAMETLGADRDAEIAKLHAGRAKYSSIFNYPTLNWADMGAVGWLVDGAAIVNQVVLQRTSYGPYSRAMIRICKEESFHQRQGYEILLTMMRHGNQAQKDMVQDAINRLWWPALMMFGPSDADSPNSAQSMAWKIKRQSNDELRQRFVDQTVPQLELLGCTAPDPDLKWNEERGHYDFGDIQWEEFYEVLKGNGPCNTERVATRRKAIEDGAWVREAAVAYARKQQQKRDAA; encoded by the coding sequence ATGTACGCACAACTGGTTGAGACCGGCGTGAAGCGCATCAAAGCGCTGGACGAGATGTCCCCCGAGGAGCGCGCCTTCCAGGAAAAGATCGACGCGGAGATCAAGATCGAGGCGAAGAACTGGATGCCCGACGCCTACCGCCAGACACTGATCCGGCAGATTTCCCAGCACGCCCACTCCGAGATCGTCGGCATGCTGCCCGAGGGCAACTGGGTGACCCGCGCACCGACCCTCAAGCGCAAGCTGCAGCTGATGGCGAAGATCCAGGACGAAGCCGGCCACGGCCTCTACCTCTACAGCGCGATGGAAACCCTGGGCGCTGACCGTGACGCCGAGATCGCCAAGCTGCATGCTGGCCGCGCCAAGTACTCGAGCATCTTCAACTACCCGACGCTGAACTGGGCCGACATGGGCGCGGTAGGCTGGCTGGTGGATGGCGCCGCCATCGTCAACCAGGTGGTGCTGCAGCGCACCTCCTACGGCCCCTACTCCCGCGCGATGATCCGCATCTGCAAGGAAGAAAGCTTCCACCAGCGCCAGGGCTACGAAATCCTCTTGACCATGATGCGCCACGGCAATCAGGCGCAGAAGGACATGGTCCAGGACGCCATCAACCGCCTCTGGTGGCCGGCCCTGATGATGTTCGGCCCGAGCGACGCCGACTCCCCCAACAGCGCCCAGTCCATGGCCTGGAAGATCAAGCGGCAGAGCAACGACGAGCTGCGCCAGCGCTTCGTCGACCAGACCGTGCCGCAGCTGGAACTGCTCGGCTGCACCGCCCCGGACCCGGACCTGAAGTGGAACGAGGAACGCGGCCACTACGACTTCGGCGACATCCAGTGGGAAGAATTCTACGAAGTGCTCAAGGGCAACGGCCCGTGCAACACCGAGCGCGTCGCCACCCGCCGCAAGGCCATCGAAGACGGCGCCTGGGTCCGCGAAGCCGCAGTCGCCTACGCCCGCAAACAACAACAGAAACGCGACGCCGCCTGA
- the paaB gene encoding 1,2-phenylacetyl-CoA epoxidase subunit PaaB, with amino-acid sequence MSEWTLFEVFVRSKHGLNHKHVGSVHAADAAMAIKNARELYTRRNEGVSLWVVPSALITASSPDEKDPLFDPSQDKVYRHASFYELPPEVGHM; translated from the coding sequence ATGAGTGAGTGGACCCTTTTTGAAGTTTTTGTCCGTAGCAAGCACGGCCTGAACCACAAGCACGTTGGCAGCGTCCACGCCGCCGACGCCGCCATGGCCATCAAGAACGCCCGCGAGCTGTACACCCGGCGCAACGAAGGCGTGAGCCTGTGGGTCGTGCCCTCCGCGCTGATCACTGCCTCCTCCCCCGACGAGAAGGACCCGCTGTTCGACCCGTCCCAGGACAAGGTCTACCGCCACGCCAGCTTCTACGAGCTGCCGCCCGAAGTCGGCCACATGTGA
- the paaC gene encoding 1,2-phenylacetyl-CoA epoxidase subunit PaaC: protein MNPKNDKIEYLLRLADSALIQGQRLCEWCGHAPALEEELALMNVGLDLVGQARNWYEYAVELLDDGRDADALAFRRDERAFRNLLLVEQPNGDFAVTITKQFLYDAWHFHALHALSASSDERIAAIAAKGLKEVTYHLRRSAEWIQRLGDGTEESHARMLAAVPQVWRFTVELCNADEIEQRLFADGVAPNPEELAAAWKAKVADIFAAATLPLPEPAVNFYLSGRRGLHTEHLGILLAEMQFLQRAYPDATW from the coding sequence ATGAACCCGAAGAATGACAAGATCGAATACCTGCTGCGCCTCGCCGACAGCGCCCTGATCCAGGGCCAGCGCCTGTGCGAATGGTGCGGCCACGCCCCTGCGCTAGAAGAAGAACTGGCGCTGATGAACGTCGGCCTCGACCTGGTGGGCCAGGCGCGCAACTGGTACGAGTACGCCGTGGAACTGCTGGACGACGGCCGCGACGCCGACGCCCTGGCCTTCCGCCGCGACGAGCGCGCCTTCCGCAACCTGCTGCTGGTGGAGCAGCCCAACGGCGACTTCGCCGTGACCATCACCAAGCAGTTCCTCTATGACGCCTGGCACTTCCATGCACTGCACGCCCTGAGCGCCTCCAGCGACGAGCGCATCGCCGCCATCGCCGCCAAGGGCCTGAAGGAAGTCACCTACCACCTGCGCCGCTCCGCCGAGTGGATACAGCGCCTGGGCGACGGCACCGAGGAAAGCCATGCGCGCATGCTCGCGGCGGTCCCGCAGGTGTGGCGCTTCACCGTCGAACTCTGCAATGCCGACGAGATCGAGCAGCGCCTGTTCGCCGACGGCGTCGCACCGAACCCCGAAGAACTCGCCGCCGCATGGAAAGCCAAGGTCGCCGACATCTTCGCCGCCGCGACCCTGCCGCTGCCCGAGCCTGCGGTGAACTTCTACCTCAGCGGCCGTCGCGGCCTGCACACCGAGCACCTGGGCATCCTCCTGGCCGAGATGCAGTTCCTCCAGCGAGCCTACCCCGATGCGACCTGGTGA
- the paaD gene encoding 1,2-phenylacetyl-CoA epoxidase subunit PaaD encodes MRPGELITSDRGARAGTADDLSHAWSVLGAVMDPEVPVVSVVDLGIVRGLDWQDGHLHVVVTPTYSGCPATEVIEQDIQHALEHAGFAAPQLERRLNPAWTTDWISDDGRKALRDYGIAPPAGSTSKRSLLGETPEVRCPQCGSLHTEQLSQFGSTACKALYRCIDCREPFDYFKCI; translated from the coding sequence ATGCGACCTGGTGAGCTGATTACCAGCGACCGCGGCGCCCGCGCCGGTACGGCTGACGACCTCAGCCACGCCTGGAGCGTGCTTGGTGCGGTGATGGACCCGGAAGTGCCGGTGGTCAGCGTGGTCGATCTGGGCATCGTGCGCGGGCTCGACTGGCAGGACGGCCACCTGCACGTGGTGGTCACCCCGACCTACTCCGGCTGCCCGGCCACCGAGGTCATCGAGCAGGACATCCAGCACGCCCTGGAGCACGCCGGCTTCGCCGCGCCGCAACTGGAGCGCCGCTTGAATCCGGCCTGGACTACCGACTGGATCAGCGACGACGGTCGCAAGGCGCTGCGCGACTACGGCATCGCCCCGCCGGCGGGCAGCACCAGCAAGCGCAGCCTGCTCGGCGAGACTCCGGAAGTGCGCTGCCCGCAATGCGGCAGCCTGCACACCGAGCAGCTCAGCCAGTTCGGCTCCACCGCCTGCAAGGCGCTGTACCGCTGCATCGATTGCCGCGAGCCATTCGATTACTTCAAGTGCATCTGA
- the paaE gene encoding 1,2-phenylacetyl-CoA epoxidase subunit PaaE — MSKFHSLKIKEVRAETRDAVSIAFDVPADLADSFRFEHGQHLVMRTQLDGEEVRRSYSICSGVNDGELRVAIKRVPGGRFSAYANEALKVGHSLEVMPPAGHFNVALDPARHGNYLAVAAGSGITPILSIVKTTLEIEPHSRVTLLYGNRSSNAAMFREQLEDLKNRYLQRLNLIFVFSREQQDVDLYNGRIDADKCGQLFSRWLDVKSLDAAFICGPQAMTETVRDQLKGNGMPAERIHFELFAAAGSESKREARQAAAVIDSAKSQITVISDGRELSFELARNSVSVLDAGNQHGAELPYSCKAGVCSTCKCKVVSGEVEMDSNFALEDYEVAAGYVLSCQAYPISDSVVLDFDQL; from the coding sequence ATGAGCAAATTCCATAGTTTGAAGATCAAGGAAGTGCGCGCGGAAACCCGTGACGCCGTGTCCATCGCCTTCGACGTCCCGGCGGACCTGGCCGACAGCTTCCGCTTCGAGCACGGCCAGCACCTGGTCATGCGCACCCAGCTCGACGGCGAGGAAGTGCGCCGCTCCTACTCCATCTGCAGCGGCGTCAACGACGGCGAACTGCGCGTGGCGATCAAGCGCGTGCCGGGCGGGCGTTTCTCCGCCTACGCCAACGAGGCGCTGAAGGTCGGCCACAGCCTGGAAGTCATGCCGCCGGCCGGTCACTTCAACGTCGCGCTGGACCCGGCGCGCCACGGTAACTACCTGGCAGTCGCCGCCGGCAGCGGCATCACGCCGATCCTGTCGATCGTCAAGACGACCCTGGAAATCGAGCCGCACAGCCGTGTCACCCTGCTCTACGGCAACCGTTCCAGCAACGCCGCGATGTTCCGCGAGCAGCTCGAAGACCTGAAGAACCGCTACCTGCAGCGCCTCAACCTGATCTTCGTGTTCAGCCGCGAGCAGCAGGACGTGGACCTCTACAACGGCCGCATCGACGCCGACAAGTGCGGCCAGCTGTTCAGCCGCTGGCTCGACGTGAAGAGCCTCGACGCCGCCTTCATCTGCGGCCCGCAGGCGATGACCGAGACCGTGCGCGACCAGCTCAAGGGCAACGGCATGCCGGCCGAACGCATCCACTTCGAACTGTTCGCCGCCGCGGGCAGCGAGAGCAAGCGCGAGGCCCGCCAGGCCGCCGCCGTGATCGACAGCGCGAAGAGCCAGATCACCGTGATCAGCGATGGTCGCGAGCTGTCCTTCGAGCTGGCCCGCAACAGCGTCAGCGTGCTCGACGCCGGCAACCAGCACGGCGCCGAACTGCCTTACTCCTGCAAGGCCGGCGTGTGCTCGACCTGCAAGTGCAAGGTGGTCTCCGGCGAAGTGGAGATGGACAGCAACTTCGCCCTGGAAGACTACGAAGTGGCGGCCGGCTACGTGCTGAGCTGCCAGGCCTACCCCATCAGCGACAGCGTCGTCCTGGACTTCGACCAGCTCTGA
- the paaZ gene encoding phenylacetic acid degradation bifunctional protein PaaZ codes for MAQEPILQSFIGGRWVGQHGAQALRSALNGQTVARTHEEALDFAEAVAHAREQGLKELMSMDFQQRAQRLKALAMYLTERKEQLYEISRHSGATRADSWIDIEGGAGTLFAYAGVGGRELPSGNVVHEGPAIPLGKTGKFAGSHILVPRGGIAVHINAFNFPIWGMLEKFAPSFLAGMPCIVKPATATSYITEAAVRVMHESGLLPAGSLQLIIGGTGDLLDRLLGQDVVTFTGSADTAAKLRVNPNLIRNSVPFNAEADSLNCAILAPDVTPDDEEFDLFVKEVAREMTTKAGQKCTAIRRAIVPAKHIDAVAERLRDRLAKVVVGDPSVEGVKMGALASHAQQSDVAERVEALLKSSELVFGAKDGFSPRGDNVNEGAFFAPTLLRSRDPHAEGGAHDIEAFGPVSTLMAYDDIDEAIALAARGKGSLVASLITRDPQVAAKVVPAMGALHGRLHILDRESAAESTGHGSPLPVLKHGGPGRAGGGEELGGLRAVKHYLQRTAVQGSPTMLMAVTGEYVRGAKVYETEVHPFRRHFDDLKIGESLLTHRRTVTEADLVNFGCLSGDHFYMHFDELAAKDSQFGKRIAHGYFVLSAAAGLFVSPGVGPVLANYGLDTLRFINPVGIGDTIQARLTCKRKIDQGKKSPKGEPQGVVAWDVEVTNQLGELVASYDILTLVLKRA; via the coding sequence ATGGCCCAAGAGCCAATCCTGCAAAGTTTCATCGGCGGCCGCTGGGTCGGCCAGCATGGCGCCCAGGCGCTGCGTAGCGCGCTCAACGGCCAGACCGTCGCTCGCACCCACGAAGAGGCGCTGGACTTCGCCGAAGCCGTCGCCCATGCCCGCGAGCAGGGCCTGAAAGAACTGATGTCCATGGACTTCCAGCAGCGCGCCCAGCGCCTGAAGGCCCTGGCGATGTACCTGACCGAGCGCAAGGAACAGCTCTACGAGATTTCCCGCCACAGCGGCGCCACCCGCGCCGACAGCTGGATCGACATCGAAGGCGGCGCCGGCACCCTGTTCGCCTACGCCGGCGTCGGCGGCCGCGAGCTGCCGTCGGGCAACGTCGTCCACGAAGGCCCGGCCATCCCGCTGGGCAAGACCGGCAAGTTCGCCGGCAGCCACATCCTGGTGCCGCGCGGCGGCATCGCCGTACACATCAACGCCTTCAACTTCCCGATCTGGGGGATGCTGGAGAAGTTCGCGCCGAGCTTCCTCGCCGGCATGCCGTGCATCGTCAAACCGGCCACCGCCACCAGCTACATCACCGAAGCCGCCGTGCGCGTGATGCACGAATCCGGCCTGCTGCCGGCCGGCAGCCTGCAGCTGATCATCGGCGGCACCGGCGACCTGCTGGACCGCCTGCTGGGCCAGGACGTGGTGACCTTCACCGGCTCGGCCGACACCGCCGCCAAGCTGCGCGTGAACCCCAACCTGATCCGCAACTCGGTGCCGTTCAACGCCGAAGCCGACTCGCTGAACTGCGCCATCCTCGCCCCGGACGTCACCCCGGACGACGAAGAATTCGACCTCTTCGTCAAGGAAGTGGCCCGCGAGATGACCACCAAGGCCGGGCAGAAATGCACCGCCATCCGCCGCGCCATCGTTCCCGCCAAGCACATCGACGCCGTGGCCGAGCGCCTGCGTGACCGTCTGGCCAAGGTCGTGGTCGGTGACCCGTCGGTGGAAGGCGTGAAGATGGGCGCCCTGGCCTCCCACGCCCAGCAGTCCGACGTCGCCGAGCGCGTCGAAGCGCTGCTGAAATCCAGCGAACTGGTCTTCGGCGCCAAAGATGGCTTCTCCCCGCGTGGCGACAACGTCAACGAAGGCGCGTTCTTCGCCCCGACCCTGCTGCGCAGCCGCGATCCGCATGCCGAAGGTGGCGCCCACGACATCGAGGCCTTCGGCCCGGTGAGCACCCTGATGGCCTACGACGACATCGACGAAGCCATCGCCCTCGCCGCCCGCGGCAAAGGCAGCCTGGTGGCCAGCCTGATCACCCGTGATCCGCAGGTGGCGGCGAAAGTCGTCCCGGCCATGGGCGCGCTGCACGGCCGCCTGCACATCCTCGACCGCGAATCCGCCGCCGAATCCACCGGCCACGGCTCGCCGCTGCCGGTGCTCAAGCACGGCGGCCCGGGTCGCGCTGGCGGCGGTGAAGAACTGGGCGGCCTGCGCGCGGTGAAGCACTACCTGCAGCGCACCGCCGTACAGGGCTCGCCGACCATGCTGATGGCCGTCACCGGCGAGTACGTGCGCGGCGCCAAGGTCTACGAGACCGAGGTGCACCCGTTCCGCCGCCATTTCGACGACCTGAAGATCGGCGAGTCGCTGCTGACCCACCGCCGCACCGTCACCGAAGCCGACCTGGTGAACTTCGGCTGCCTGTCGGGCGACCACTTCTACATGCACTTCGACGAGCTGGCGGCGAAGGACTCGCAGTTCGGCAAGCGCATCGCCCACGGCTACTTCGTGCTCTCGGCGGCCGCCGGCCTATTCGTCTCCCCCGGCGTCGGCCCGGTGCTGGCCAACTACGGCCTGGACACCCTGCGCTTCATCAACCCAGTGGGCATCGGCGACACCATCCAGGCGCGCCTGACCTGCAAGCGGAAGATCGACCAGGGCAAGAAGAGCCCCAAGGGCGAGCCGCAGGGCGTGGTGGCCTGGGACGTGGAAGTGACCAACCAGCTTGGCGAGCTGGTGGCCAGCTACGACATCCTGACCCTGGTGCTCAAGCGCGCCTGA
- a CDS encoding amine dehydrogenase large subunit, which yields MRINRILAKTTLALGVALACVHGAFADLPADKGVGQTTLPFPPSPHRAYVVDVEFDSFVAGRVTVIDADQKRLLGMVSTGFAAPSTLSRDGKLLYSADLFYSRGTRGTRTDVLTAWNTSTLSPDWEVVIPSKRAESLTQRFGIGTSTDDRFVYVYNFTPSTSITVVDTKAKSVTSEIAIPGCVLSYPVGKRGIASLCGDGSIQLVTLGDDGKETARTRTPFFSPDKEKLNERAVNVGDTYYFTTTTGTVRGIDLSGKQPKVLPEWSLVTDEEQKAGWAPGGWQLMAIAPKLDRLYVLMHDKHEPMKWEDPSPIIWAFDLKTHKKVGTLEGKAPIWSLQATSDENPLLLGINVEGGVDIFDLKTGKLTGTMEKLQKTATQIMSH from the coding sequence ATGCGAATAAACAGGATCCTCGCCAAGACAACACTGGCCCTCGGCGTGGCGCTTGCTTGCGTGCACGGCGCCTTCGCCGACCTTCCGGCCGACAAGGGCGTCGGCCAGACCACCCTTCCGTTCCCGCCCAGCCCGCACCGCGCGTATGTGGTCGATGTCGAGTTCGACAGCTTCGTTGCCGGTCGCGTGACCGTGATCGATGCCGACCAGAAGCGCCTGCTGGGCATGGTCAGCACCGGCTTCGCCGCGCCTTCGACCCTGAGCCGCGACGGCAAGCTGCTGTACAGCGCCGACCTGTTCTATTCGCGCGGCACCCGTGGCACCCGCACCGACGTGCTGACTGCCTGGAACACCTCGACCCTGTCGCCTGACTGGGAAGTGGTCATCCCGTCCAAGCGCGCCGAGTCGCTGACCCAGCGCTTCGGCATCGGCACCAGCACCGATGACCGCTTCGTCTACGTCTACAACTTCACCCCGTCCACCTCGATCACCGTGGTCGACACCAAGGCCAAGTCCGTCACCAGCGAAATCGCCATCCCCGGCTGCGTGCTCAGCTACCCGGTCGGCAAGCGCGGCATCGCCTCGCTGTGCGGCGACGGCAGCATCCAGCTGGTAACCCTCGGCGACGATGGCAAGGAAACCGCCCGCACCCGCACGCCGTTCTTCTCCCCGGACAAGGAAAAGCTCAACGAGCGCGCCGTGAACGTCGGCGACACCTACTACTTCACCACCACCACCGGCACCGTGCGTGGCATCGACCTGTCCGGCAAACAGCCCAAAGTGCTGCCCGAATGGTCGCTGGTCACCGACGAAGAGCAGAAAGCCGGCTGGGCGCCGGGTGGCTGGCAGCTGATGGCTATCGCGCCGAAGCTCGACCGCCTCTACGTGCTGATGCATGACAAGCACGAGCCGATGAAGTGGGAAGACCCGAGCCCGATCATCTGGGCCTTCGACCTGAAGACCCACAAGAAGGTCGGCACCCTGGAAGGCAAGGCGCCGATCTGGAGCCTGCAAGCCACCAGCGACGAGAACCCGCTGCTGCTGGGCATCAACGTCGAGGGCGGCGTGGACATCTTCGACCTGAAGACCGGCAAGCTCACCGGGACCATGGAGAAGCTGCAGAAAACCGCGACTCAGATCATGAGTCACTGA